In one Meles meles chromosome 17, mMelMel3.1 paternal haplotype, whole genome shotgun sequence genomic region, the following are encoded:
- the LOC123928262 gene encoding collagen alpha-1(I) chain-like: MIQRRLGAFGLSESQPQDDPRDVTCRPDDRRGRAVGFSPAAFCISPLANLRCPGAGLPGRAQIRFAHSTCRAPRCASLLPSRLEPATQHLRKQQGVAGHGRPRCAAGESKSLRWPSVPASVGGPSAGTEAAAASGVVSEGRRGGAGAGERPGEARKSHPTCEAKRLGLADATGQGSGWTGRLACALKTPCASSPATGAQPADPLRPPQHRSAPASGALRAPGCHGAWPPGPWRRAKGWPAALAGNRTRVNCLEGSYAHHYTTNAAQPGPPPDAGPGFAPASARGSGHRLGGPARRGPAPTTRRSTAPRSCSRQQRPPGVPPAPAPRGWAAPRARPPPALGGRSGDHPRPHHAPSAGRETPSPEIRLPPATRSPRPFSTGCWVRPHPAPTEDPTQPRPTRPPRPAPSRPVPSIRPPPPPRPDRAASNNRGARGGPGTTEGPGWAVASPPARRPDAEEGKRVAVVDGEQAGRPSWPWRPLAARRREEDKGPGGASVCAERGRRRRRPKRASRLASPSGNRTPVSRVTGGDTHHYTNEDGGGRPAARPLSACLPTPTPALDALLSTGARRGPHRTRPQTNVVRRPSSPPARLGTDPGPGRRPNTPSAPRPLPCRARIARGEAAPQDKRGCDQEDGARDPAGLGHALRQALSLPGGPLRPYTPAQGAQDGARTPGPSGPQAWRAHALVHPLARLSHLIPQPQAWATPSSPACRGLRSCPSHRPLQTSGVRQCRKPSALASPAHGCPLNSASLSEPCASATRSTVGDEHPALPARPPFHSRHTPLRWPALPWTPYPGHTRLPPAGDPGRPAICSRAHHTALPSIASSPERPRAPASPPPARVGPPGRAAGQSSDPQRSSATLAALRGLHLLHTTRVRRARAPADTHPTTPTHPPTLTPPHGTPRVRTLNRSSVPQPRGIAPTRHGRESHPPKGLWVRRRVAAQGNGGAQLHLPQMIARAGPQHPGPFRHCRHGPPTTTHPPAPQRAHAGASPHLHAFRHTCSLPASLHPRPQGSPLLPPALYILSLPQRGPLRRAPNPKTTAGTKLPLQHRQPSLLGNSSSRGTGGGATKPTSVAAPGPLPAPGPAPLRPPPTPPPPPTGPSPPPPHRHGLRGQQHSILHHHRRRHRRRHQLDPVQLQRIAAGIRANGAQSSIVRSATPRPTLSTTHPQYQRRQDLVHHRHAGSRTAAHSTASFTVPPPSATRPGPPCDPCSSIGFVTNSTEVLLLLPLHRHHPGTDSTAHGSDAGPVPATAEVAAAARTIDTTTTAARRPSPMDGKGPPPPSSPGRSHPATRGPARPAPPPLPAPPAPTSPHLSPASTAPPSHVLIRGK; encoded by the exons ATGATCCAGCGTCGCCTTGGTGCCTTTGGCCTCTCGGAATCCCAACCCCAGGACGACCCCCGAGACGTGACCTGTCGTCCCGATGACAGGCG CGGCAGGGCTGTTGGCTTCTCCCCGGCGGCCTTCTGCATCTCCCCGCTCGCCAACCTCCGCTGCCCGGGGGCCGGGCTACCCGGACGCGCCCAGATTCGCTTTGCCCACTCCACGTGCCGGGCGCCGCGGTGTGCCTCTCTGCTCCCATCCCGGCTGGAGCccgccacccag CACCTCAGGAAGCAGCAAGGGGTCGCTGGTCACGGGCGGCCCCGGTGTGCCGCGGGAGAGTCCAAGTCCCTGCGGTGGCCGTCCGTCCCGGCGTCTGTTGGGGGCCCCTCCGCGGGGACAGAGGCGGCCGCGGCCTCTGGGGTGGTGTCCGAGGGGCGAAGGGGGGGCGCGGGGGCAGGTGAGCGTCCAGGGGAGGCGCGGAAGTCCCACCCCACCTGCGAGGCCAAAAGGCTTGGCCTGGCCGACGCGACAGGGCAAGGCTCGGGCTGGACGGGGCGGCTGGCCTG CGCCCTCAAAACGCCGTGCGCCTCCTCCCCTGCCACAGGCGCTCAACCTGCGGACCCGCTCCGGCCGCCTCAGCACCGCAGCGCGCCGGCCTCGGGGGCGCTCCGGGCTCCCGGCTGCCATGGGGCCTGGCCACCGGGGCCCTGGAGACGCGCAAAAGGTTGGCCAGCTGCGTTGgccgggaatcgaacccgggTCAACtgcttggaaggcagctatgctcaccactataccaccaacgctgcACAGCCCGGGCCGCCCCCAGACGCCGGCCCAGGGTTCGCCCCGGCGTCTGCACGCGGCTCTGGTCACCGCCTCGGCGGCCCAGCGCGCCGCGGCCCTGCCCCGACGACCCGCCGGTCCACAGCGCCGCGCAGCTGCTCGCGCCAGCAGAGGCCGCCCGGCGTCCCACCCGCGCCAGCCCCACGCGGCTGGGCGGCTCCCCGGGCCCGCCCGCCACCCGCCCTTGGGGGGCGCTCCGgggaccacccccgcccccaccacgccCCCTCTGCCGGCCGGGAAACCCCGTCCCCCGAGATCCGCCTCCCTCCCGCCACGCGCTCGCCCCGGCCCTTCTCCACAGGCTGCTGGGTGAGGCCACATCCCGCGCCCACGGAGGACCCCACCCAGCCGCGGCCCACCCGTCCCCCGCGTCCCGCCCCGTCCCGTCCGGTCCCCTCCATCCgtcctccgcccccgccccgcccagacCGGGCGGCGTCCAATAACCGGGGAGCCCGGGGTGGCCCGGGCACGACGGAAGGCCCTGGCTGGGCTGTGGCGAGCCCGCCGGCGCGCCGCCCCGACGCCGAGGAAGGCAAAAGGGTGGCGGTGGTCGACGGTGAGCAGGCCGGGCGGCCGTCGTGGCCCTGGCGGCCTCTGGCCGCACGCcggagggaggaggacaagggCCCTGGCGGGGCAAGCGTTTGCGCGGAGCGGGGGCGGCGCCGGCGGCGCCCAAAAAGGGCGTCTCGCCTCGCCTCCCCGTCGGGGAATCGAACCCCGGTCTCCCGCGTGACAGGCGGGGATACTCACCACTATACTAACGAGGACGGCGGCGGCCGTCCGGCCGCCCGACCCCTCTCCGCCTGCCTGCCCACGCCTACCCCTGCCCTCGACGCCCTGCTTTCCACAGGCGCCCGCCGCGGGCCGCACCGGACCCGACCCCAAACCAACGTCGTCCGCCGTCCCAGCAGCCCCCCTGCCCGGCTCGGGACGGACCCCGGACCCGGACGCCGGCCCAACACTCCCAGCGCGCCACGGCCTCTGCCCTGCCGGGCGCGGATCGCGCGGGGAGAAGCCGCCCCACAGGACAAGCGAGGCTGCGACCAGGAGGACGG GGCACGGGACCCCGCGGGCCTGGGCCACGCCCTCCGGCAAGCCCTGTCCTTGCCTGGCGGGCCGCTGCGGCCCTACACCCCGGCGCAAGGGGCCCAGGACGGAGCTCGGACGCCTGGACCCTCCGGACCACAGGCTTGGCGCGCACACGCCCTCGTCCACCCTCTCGCGCGCCTCTCTCACCTGATCCCACAGCCGCAGGCCTGGGCAACTCCCTCCTCGCCCGCTTGCCGAGGGCTGCGTTCTTGCCCCTCCCACCGGCCCCTGCAGACCAGCGGCGTGCGCCAGTGCCGAAAGCCCTCCGCCCTCGCTTCTCCCGCCCACGGGTGCCCGCTGAACAGTGCTTCGCTCTCAGAGCCCTGCGCTTCCGCCACCAGGAGCACGGTGGGGGACGAGCACCCTGCCCTTCCCGCCCGGCCCCCGTTCCATTCTCGCCACACCCCACTCAGGTGGCCCGCGCTGCCCTGGACGCCTTACCCTGGCCACACCCGCCTGCCTCCGGCCGGGGACCCAGGCCGCCCAGCCATCTGCTCGCGGGCCCACCACACGGCCCTGCCTTcg ATAGCCAGCAGCCCCGAGCGGCCGAGGGCTCCTGCCTCTCCACCACCGGCCCGAGTTGGACCCCCAGGGAGAGCTGCGGGCCAGAGCTCAGACCCTCAGCGCTCCTCGGCCACGCTCGCGGCGCTCCGGGGCCTCCATCTCCTACACACGACACGCGTGCGGCGCGCACGAGCCCCCGCGGACACCCACCCaaccacccccacacacccacccacactcaCGCCACCCCATGGCACCCCACGTGTGCGCACACTCAACCGCAGCTCCGTTCCCCAGCCCCGCGGGATCGCGCCCACGCGGCACGGGCGGGAAAGCCATCCGCCAAAGGGCCTGTGGGTCCGGCGGAGAGTAGCCGCCCAAGGGAACGGCGGTGCTCAGCTGCACCTGCCCCAGATGATCGCCCGcgctgg ACCTCAGCACCCGGGGCCCTTCCGGCACTGCCGCCAcggcccccccaccaccacacacccaCCCGCCCCGCAGCGCGCCCACGCGGGCGCCTCGCCCCACCTCCACGCCTTTCGCCACACTTGCTCGCTCCCTGCCTCACTCCACCCACGGCCCCAAGGTTCTCCTCTCTTG cCCCCTGCGCTCTATATCCTGTCGCTGCCCCAGCGAGGCCCACTCCGCCGGGCTCCCAACCCGAAGACCACCGCCGGCACCAAGCTCCCCCTCCAGCACCGCCAACCTTCCCTTCTCGGCAACAGCAGCAGCCGTGGCACTGGCGGCGGAGCCACCAAGCCCACCAGCGTGGCAGCGCCTGGACCGCTGCCAGCACCAGGGCCAGCACCCCTGCGGCCGCCGCCAACGCCACCACCGCCACCTACAGGACCAAGCCCACCGCCACCACACCGCCACGGGCTCCGTGGCCAACAGCACTCAATCCTTCACCATCACCGACGCCGTCACCGACGCCGTCACCAACTGGACCCCGTCCAGCTCCAGCGTATCGCCGCGGGCATCCGTGCCAACGGCGCCCAGTCCTCCATCGTCCGTTCGGCCACCCCGCGCCCCACCCTGTCCACCACCCATCCCCAGTACCAGCGGCGGCAGGACCTAGTCCACCATCGCCACGCCGGCTCCCGCACCGCCGCCCACAGCACTGCCTCCTTCACCGTCCCGCCGCCATCAGCAACACGACCGGGTCCACCGTGTGACCCGTGCAGCAGCATAGGCTTCGTCACCAACAGCACCgaagtcctcctcctcctcccactccaccgCCACCACCCCGGCACGGACAGCACGGCCCACGGTTCCGACGCTGGCCCCGTCCCCGCCACCGCCGaggtcgccgccgccgccaggaCCATCGACACCACCACCACGGCAGCCCGCAGACCGTCACCGATGGACGGCAAAGGTCCACCACCACCGTCCTCACCCGGTCGCTCACACCCAGCAACACGAGGACCAGCGCGGCCTGCGCCGCcgcccctgccagcccctcctgccccaacaTCCCCACACCTGTCCCCGGCCTCCACGGCCCCTCCTAGCCACGTCCTGATCCGGGGGAAATGA